The following coding sequences lie in one Candidatus Phytoplasma solani genomic window:
- the lepA gene encoding translation elongation factor 4 gives MDITKIKERQTRIRNFSIIAHIDHGKSTLADRILELTGTIDKRAMQNQILDSMDLERERGITIKLNAVEIMYHAKNGKDYIMHLIDTPGHVDFSYEVSRSLAACEGALLVIDAAQGIQAQTLANVYLAKDNHLTILPVLNKVDLPSADVPKVKAEIKETLGFDPTNTLLASGKTGLGVIEILEQIVAVINPPQGDSQSPLQALIFDSYFDPYKGVVPSIRLINGTVKKGDQIRFMASKQVYEVVEVGVYNPKQIVKDFLAPGDVGYLTAAIKSIDHVRVGDTITTQQNPTLRPLPGYKQMNSVVFCGLYPVEINKYEALKDALEKLKLNDSSLMFEPESSSALGLGFRTGFLGLLHMEIIQERISREFGVEVIATAPSVIYHVYTLKGQKLLVDNPSKLPPAQMIQRIEEPFIKATIICPEIYIGKVMELSQNKRGSLQNIAYIDQQRTQISYLLPFSEIIYNYFDKLKSLTKGYASFDYEIDQYRVSKLQKMDILLNSEVIDALSLIVHQDFAYERGKVICEALKEFIPKQMFEIPIQAALGKKIIARETIKAMRKDVTAKLYGGDVTRKKKLLEKQKKGKKKMKTLGKVQLPQKAFLAILSTK, from the coding sequence GGAACCATTGACAAAAGAGCGATGCAAAATCAAATTCTTGATTCAATGGATTTAGAACGAGAAAGAGGGATCACAATTAAATTAAATGCTGTCGAAATTATGTATCATGCTAAAAATGGCAAAGATTATATTATGCATTTAATCGATACCCCCGGTCATGTTGATTTTAGTTATGAAGTTTCGCGTTCTTTGGCTGCTTGCGAAGGGGCGCTTTTGGTAATTGATGCAGCTCAAGGCATCCAAGCCCAGACTTTAGCTAATGTTTACTTAGCAAAAGATAATCATTTAACCATCCTTCCTGTACTTAACAAAGTCGATCTCCCCAGCGCCGATGTACCAAAAGTCAAAGCAGAAATCAAAGAAACATTAGGGTTTGATCCAACCAACACCCTTTTAGCTAGTGGCAAAACAGGCTTAGGTGTAATTGAAATTTTAGAACAAATTGTAGCTGTCATCAACCCCCCACAAGGAGATTCCCAAAGTCCTTTGCAAGCGTTAATCTTTGATTCTTATTTTGACCCTTACAAAGGAGTCGTTCCTTCGATTCGACTAATTAATGGTACAGTGAAAAAAGGCGATCAAATTCGTTTTATGGCAAGTAAACAAGTTTATGAAGTCGTAGAAGTAGGAGTTTATAACCCGAAGCAAATTGTTAAAGATTTTTTAGCCCCCGGAGATGTTGGTTATCTAACTGCCGCTATTAAAAGTATTGATCATGTAAGAGTAGGTGACACCATTACTACTCAACAAAATCCCACATTACGACCTTTACCTGGTTACAAACAAATGAATTCGGTAGTTTTTTGTGGTCTTTATCCAGTCGAAATTAATAAATATGAAGCTTTAAAAGATGCTTTGGAAAAATTAAAATTAAATGATTCGTCTTTGATGTTTGAACCCGAAAGCTCTTCAGCGTTAGGACTTGGATTTCGAACTGGCTTTTTAGGACTTTTACATATGGAAATCATTCAAGAACGCATTAGTCGTGAATTTGGTGTTGAAGTTATTGCCACCGCTCCTTCAGTGATTTATCATGTCTACACTCTCAAAGGACAAAAACTTTTAGTCGATAACCCTTCTAAATTGCCACCTGCTCAAATGATCCAAAGAATCGAAGAACCCTTTATCAAAGCAACTATCATCTGTCCTGAAATTTATATCGGCAAGGTTATGGAATTATCACAAAATAAAAGAGGTAGTTTACAAAACATTGCATACATCGACCAACAAAGAACTCAAATTAGTTATTTATTGCCTTTTTCTGAGATTATTTATAATTATTTTGATAAATTAAAATCTTTAACCAAAGGTTATGCTTCCTTTGATTATGAAATTGATCAATATCGTGTTTCTAAATTGCAAAAAATGGATATTTTGTTAAACTCAGAAGTAATTGATGCCTTATCTTTGATTGTGCATCAAGATTTTGCTTACGAAAGAGGGAAAGTTATTTGTGAGGCTTTAAAAGAGTTTATTCCCAAGCAGATGTTTGAAATTCCTATTCAAGCCGCTTTGGGTAAAAAAATTATTGCCCGCGAGACCATCAAAGCAATGCGTAAAGATGTCACCGCTAAACTTTATGGAGGAGATGTAACTAGGAAAAAGAAACTTTTAGAAAAACAAAAAAAAGGGAAAAAGAAAATGAAAACTTTAGGTAAAGTCCAATTACCGCAAAAAGCCTTTTTAGCAATTCTTTCAACCAAATAA